From a single Miscanthus floridulus cultivar M001 chromosome 8, ASM1932011v1, whole genome shotgun sequence genomic region:
- the LOC136469229 gene encoding uncharacterized protein, whose translation MPPAALTLAHTTHPSHTRRTARRHPLPPPRPTAPRRRVDAVEKAAAAPNSVAAPPRLGTCAPAAPQDAAQCLCSAAPPIPANSLAGALCRPARRVQPPRSPRCSAASPPATSPAPPRPREPLERHRSPRLPFRKVFATAPCPALPPGSTLPSCRPTTSSCRVFARGGAAEI comes from the exons ATGCCCCCAGCGGCCCTCACCCTCGCGCACACAACACACCCTTCACACACACGCCGCACCGCACGCCGCCACCCCCTGCCGCCTCCCCGCCCCACAGCGCCCCGCCGCCGCGTCGACGCCGTCGAGAAAGCCGCTGCTGCTCCGAATTCTGTCGCGGCACCGCCCCGTCTCGGCACCTGCGCCCCCGCCGCTCCGCAGGACGCCGCGCAGTGCCTCTGCAGCGCCGCGCCCCCAATTCCGGCCAACTCCCTCGCGGGGGCCCTCTGCCGGCCGGCGCGGCGCGTACAGCCGCCTCGCTCGCCGCGGTGCAGCGCCGCATCGCCTCCGGCCACCTCCCCCGCGCCGCCTCGCCCTCGCGAGCCACTGGAGCGGCACCGGTCGCCTAGACTCCCCTTTCGCAAG GTTTTTGCCACCGCTCCCTGCCCCGCCCTGCCGCCTGGTTCCACCTTGCCCTCCTGCCGCCCCACAACTTCGAGTTGTCGTGTTTTTGCAAG gggaggtgctgccgaaatttag